Proteins encoded by one window of Candidatus Neomarinimicrobiota bacterium:
- the aroQ gene encoding type II 3-dehydroquinate dehydratase: protein MNILVINGPNLNLLGTRQPEIYGTETLEELMAWLSEGPAAPGNNFRFFQSNHEGDIIDTIHRERTWADGILINPGAFAHYSYAIRDAISAVGTPAVEVHLTDIHQREEFRKRSVIVSVCIGQVSGLGKKSYLEGLKNLLNYISD from the coding sequence ATGAATATCCTTGTCATTAATGGCCCCAACTTGAATCTTCTTGGCACCCGGCAGCCGGAAATCTACGGAACTGAGACGCTGGAAGAACTGATGGCTTGGCTAAGTGAGGGCCCGGCCGCTCCGGGCAACAATTTCAGATTCTTTCAATCCAACCATGAGGGAGATATCATAGATACCATTCACCGGGAGCGGACCTGGGCTGATGGGATCCTCATTAACCCAGGTGCCTTCGCACACTATTCTTATGCCATTCGGGATGCCATTTCCGCTGTGGGTACTCCGGCTGTAGAAGTTCACCTTACCGACATCCACCAGCGGGAAGAATTCCGGAAAAGATCGGTGATCGTGTCGGTCTGCATCGGACAGGTTTCGGGATTGGGTAAAAAGAGCTATCTGGAAGGTCTGAAGAATCTCCTGAATTACATCTCCGACTAA
- the aroB gene encoding 3-dehydroquinate synthase — MKIIEVSLKDRSYPIWVKPGLLDQIPQLLASYRKRRWVVITQRSVKDMCDGTLIKTLASAGVRASTIVIPEGENAKSLSQVESMYQQLTELDCDRSTLLVAFGGGVVGDITGFLAATYLRGVDYVQVPTTLLAMIDSAIGGKTGVNLPQGKNLVGAFYQPEGVVIDPNLVESLPHREMVSAMAEMLKYGAIRDRNFFDRVSENLDSIVLREDDTMLTEAIARCCEIKAEVVSRDEQEKDLRRILNFGHTIGHALETTMGFGVLKHGEAVAYGMILAGSISRDLGHLSDEDFYHLESAVRKLPLPELGEIDSSSLLETVKRDKKAKGGKLHFVLLQGLGHAIISDQVVDRHIIRALASL, encoded by the coding sequence GTGAAAATCATTGAAGTCAGCTTGAAGGATAGATCATATCCCATCTGGGTCAAGCCTGGCCTTCTGGATCAGATTCCTCAGCTTCTGGCCTCATACCGGAAACGCAGGTGGGTGGTCATCACACAACGCTCCGTGAAGGACATGTGTGACGGCACCTTAATAAAAACACTGGCTTCGGCCGGAGTTCGCGCTTCAACCATAGTAATTCCCGAAGGTGAAAATGCAAAATCTCTTTCTCAGGTGGAGTCTATGTATCAGCAACTGACAGAGCTGGACTGTGATCGATCCACCCTGCTGGTTGCGTTCGGAGGAGGCGTGGTTGGAGACATCACCGGTTTTTTGGCGGCCACCTATCTTAGAGGCGTCGATTATGTTCAGGTTCCCACCACCCTTTTGGCCATGATAGACTCGGCCATCGGGGGAAAAACGGGGGTAAACCTTCCCCAGGGAAAGAATCTGGTGGGGGCCTTCTATCAGCCGGAGGGCGTTGTCATAGATCCCAACCTGGTGGAATCACTTCCTCACCGGGAAATGGTCTCAGCCATGGCAGAGATGCTAAAATACGGTGCCATCCGAGACAGGAACTTCTTTGATCGCGTAAGTGAGAACCTCGATTCGATTGTCTTGAGGGAGGACGATACCATGCTTACGGAGGCCATCGCCCGTTGCTGTGAAATCAAGGCAGAGGTGGTTTCACGAGATGAGCAGGAAAAAGACCTTCGGCGCATTCTCAACTTCGGACATACGATTGGACATGCTCTGGAAACAACCATGGGATTTGGCGTTTTGAAGCACGGTGAGGCTGTTGCCTACGGTATGATCCTCGCCGGGAGTATCTCCCGGGATCTGGGACACTTGAGTGATGAAGATTTCTACCATCTGGAATCTGCCGTTCGCAAACTCCCCTTGCCGGAACTGGGGGAAATAGATTCATCATCCTTGTTGGAGACCGTCAAACGTGACAAGAAGGCAAAGGGGGGTAAACTTCATTTCGTTTTGTTGCAAGGCCTGGGTCATGCCATCATTTCCGATCAGGTGGTCGATCGTCATATAATTCGAGCGTTAGCATCATTATGA
- a CDS encoding shikimate kinase, producing MSRISSLPSGLASLPHVAGGWQALRFDWQWQEEMTSSKKNIFLVGMMGSGKTSIGRALAERLSMTFIDTDIIIRERTQKSITKIFREWGEERFRELERSLLEEKARENNQVFSTGGGIVLDKNSRRILRDRGITVLLEASPRALALRIGNPTSRPLLKQAKDAKNHLAQIWKEREEAYRSVASLTVSTDEMTHDGAVELIIRHIRKSRENH from the coding sequence ATGTCCAGGATTTCCAGCCTCCCCTCTGGTTTGGCCAGCCTGCCCCACGTTGCAGGTGGCTGGCAGGCGCTACGCTTCGATTGGCAGTGGCAGGAAGAAATGACCTCAAGCAAGAAAAACATCTTTCTCGTAGGGATGATGGGGAGTGGCAAGACTTCCATCGGACGAGCTCTGGCTGAGCGACTAAGCATGACCTTTATCGATACCGATATCATCATAAGGGAACGAACCCAGAAGTCCATCACCAAAATCTTCCGCGAATGGGGTGAGGAGCGATTCCGGGAACTGGAAAGGTCCCTTCTTGAAGAAAAGGCCAGAGAGAACAATCAGGTCTTTTCCACAGGTGGAGGAATCGTCCTTGACAAGAATAGCCGAAGAATTTTGAGGGACCGGGGAATCACAGTATTATTGGAGGCCTCCCCCCGTGCCCTTGCGCTGCGAATAGGAAATCCAACCTCTCGTCCTCTCTTGAAACAGGCAAAAGATGCCAAGAATCATCTCGCTCAGATTTGGAAGGAGCGCGAGGAAGCGTATCGTTCCGTGGCAAGCCTCACTGTGAGTACCGATGAAATGACGCATGATGGCGCCGTGGAGCTGATTATCCGGCACATAAGGAAGAGCCGTGAAAATCATTGA
- the aroC gene encoding chorismate synthase encodes MHFLTAGESHGKGLLGIIEGIPAGLEISEDYIAYQLARRQRGSGRGKRMKIEKDRAEIYCGVRHGKTLGSPIGLILPNKDWANWKRKMSPEPVEREIVRVTLPRPGHADLAGLHKFDFDDIRDVLERASARETAMRVALASTCRKLLKEVGIEIGSRVTRIHATGSRVTRIHATKDTSPIPEGISPEALSELADGSPVRCLDKKAEEGMISAIDHARRNGDSVGGTFEIIATGLPYGLGSHSQWDKKIHARIAEAIMSVNAFKGVEIGLGFAQAGRFGSEVHDEITHDGTRFQRTSNNAGGIEGGMTNAQPIVIRAVMKPIPTLMKPLRSVDIQTKEPKLAYKERTDVCAVPAASVVAESMLCFVLADALLEKFGGDSLEQLRGHMQVSARY; translated from the coding sequence ATTCACTTCTTAACAGCGGGGGAGTCCCACGGAAAAGGGTTATTGGGTATCATAGAAGGAATCCCCGCCGGGTTGGAAATCAGTGAAGACTACATTGCCTATCAATTGGCCCGGAGGCAGAGGGGCTCTGGCAGAGGAAAACGAATGAAAATTGAAAAGGATCGGGCGGAGATATATTGTGGGGTTCGTCACGGCAAGACCCTGGGATCTCCCATCGGTCTAATCCTGCCCAACAAGGATTGGGCAAACTGGAAACGGAAAATGTCCCCTGAACCTGTTGAACGGGAGATTGTCAGAGTGACCCTCCCCAGACCGGGTCATGCCGATCTCGCAGGGCTTCACAAGTTCGATTTCGACGATATCCGCGACGTGCTGGAACGGGCCTCTGCCAGAGAAACGGCCATGCGAGTTGCTCTGGCGTCCACATGCAGGAAACTCCTAAAAGAGGTGGGAATCGAAATCGGCAGTCGCGTAACTCGGATCCATGCAACCGGCAGTCGCGTAACTCGGATCCATGCAACCAAAGACACATCTCCCATCCCAGAGGGTATTTCACCGGAAGCGTTGAGTGAATTGGCCGACGGATCCCCGGTACGGTGTTTGGACAAGAAAGCCGAGGAAGGCATGATTTCAGCAATCGACCATGCCAGGAGAAATGGAGACTCAGTGGGAGGAACCTTCGAAATCATCGCCACGGGACTTCCTTATGGCCTCGGGAGTCATTCACAGTGGGACAAGAAGATCCACGCCCGTATTGCTGAAGCGATTATGTCCGTTAACGCATTCAAAGGGGTCGAAATCGGGTTGGGGTTTGCCCAAGCTGGCCGGTTCGGGAGTGAAGTCCATGACGAGATCACCCATGATGGTACTCGGTTTCAGCGAACATCGAACAATGCCGGCGGAATCGAGGGAGGTATGACCAATGCTCAACCCATCGTGATCAGGGCGGTCATGAAGCCCATCCCAACCCTGATGAAGCCGCTGCGATCCGTCGACATTCAAACCAAAGAGCCCAAGCTCGCCTACAAAGAGCGGACAGACGTCTGTGCAGTTCCCGCCGCCTCCGTAGTGGCCGAAAGTATGCTCTGCTTTGTCCTGGCTGACGCCCTGTTGGAAAAATTTGGGGGCGATTCGCTGGAACAACTTCGAGGACACATGCAAGTGAGCGCGAGGTATTGA
- the aroE gene encoding shikimate dehydrogenase: MRNFAVVGNPLAHSLSPSMHNWVFHALGLDAQYTKLEITERAVPEIMVSLRDGNLDGVNITIPFKETVIPHLDKLSRESQLIGAVNCVARENGRLTGYDTDWLGFSRSLKENGIDAESNSFVLLGAGGVARAVLFSLVSGRAKAIRVGNRHPEKAVELVSLFSKSYSKTHIEALDPEQMEPCLKENVVIINCTPVGMSPHTDDCPLPPNLIHPGHTLVDVIYTPLSTKFLKTGTMVGAKTVDGLDMFIHQGLASLDLWFLARISQRVDVTMLKQFLEDQI; encoded by the coding sequence ATGAGGAACTTCGCCGTCGTGGGAAACCCCCTGGCTCATAGCTTGAGTCCCTCCATGCACAACTGGGTATTCCATGCATTGGGACTGGACGCCCAATACACGAAACTCGAGATCACGGAAAGGGCGGTCCCAGAAATTATGGTAAGTCTGAGGGATGGGAACCTGGACGGCGTCAACATCACCATTCCCTTCAAGGAAACAGTCATTCCCCACCTCGATAAGCTGAGCCGGGAGTCTCAACTCATCGGAGCCGTGAATTGTGTGGCGAGAGAAAACGGCAGGCTCACGGGTTATGATACAGACTGGTTGGGATTCTCAAGATCACTTAAGGAGAACGGGATTGATGCCGAAAGCAACTCCTTTGTTCTGCTAGGGGCAGGAGGTGTAGCACGAGCGGTGCTATTCTCCCTCGTCTCCGGCAGAGCAAAGGCGATCCGGGTGGGGAACCGGCATCCCGAGAAAGCTGTTGAACTCGTATCCCTCTTTTCGAAATCTTATTCAAAGACCCACATCGAGGCCTTAGATCCTGAACAGATGGAACCTTGCCTGAAAGAGAATGTGGTCATCATCAATTGCACACCGGTGGGAATGAGCCCCCATACCGATGATTGTCCCCTACCTCCAAATCTCATCCATCCGGGTCACACCCTGGTGGACGTCATCTATACGCCCTTATCGACAAAGTTCTTGAAAACGGGAACGATGGTAGGGGCGAAAACAGTTGACGGACTCGACATGTTCATTCACCAGGGTCTGGCTTCCCTGGATCTTTGGTTTCTCGCCCGCATATCTCAGCGAGTGGATGTAACCATGCTCAAGCAGTTTCTTGAGGATCAGATATGA